The stretch of DNA AAGAGGCTTGCAAGGACAAAACCGAGCGGTCGAAAGACGGACATTCGATACCTCCATGCCTGCTGACATACGGCCTCAGGGGCCATGCCAGTATAGAAGCGTGGAGGCGGAAAACTCATCCAAAGCCGCCAGCCGTACCCAACCCGGGCCCGGCACGTGGCATGGGGAGCTTCGGCCGTGAAACGCCGTCGCTACCTAGGGCTGGCGTGGTTGTCCTTGTACCACGCCACAGTGGCCTCAAGGCCCTGAGAGAACGTGGCGACCGGATCGTATCCGAGAAGGGTCCGGGCCTTCGAGACATCCGCCTGGCTGTGCTTCACGTCGCCCTCGCGCTCCGGTTGAAAGACCGGCTCCAGGTTCGTGCCGAGCAGCTTCTGCATCCCGTCCAGAAGTTCGAGGAGCGTGATGCGATCGCCGACGGCCACGTTCATGGCCTGTCCGGCAGCCGCGCCGGGGGCGATGCACGCGAGAAGGTTGGCGCGCACGTTATTCGCCACAAACGTGAAATCACGACTGGTCAGCCCGTCTCCGAAGATCGTGGGGCGCTCTCCGTTCAGAAGCGAAGTTGCGAATTTGGCGATGACACCCGTGTACTGGCTCGTGGGATCCTGTCGGGGGCCGAACACATTGAAATATCGCAGCATAACCGTCTCGAGCCCGTATTGCTCCCAGAAGAGGCGGCAGTACTCTTCGGCGGTCAGCTTTTGAAGCGCGTACGGCGATTTCGGGCGCGGCGGCATCGTCTCGATCTTGGGCAGGGTCGGCGTATCGCCGTAAACGCTGGAGGACGAGGCGTAGACCAGGCGCCGGACGCCGGCATCCCGCGCGGCCACGAGGAGGTTGAGCGTGCCCGTAACATTTGCGGCGTTGGTGGTGACCGGGTCCTTCACGCTTCGCGGGACGCTGGGAATCGCGGCCTGATGAATGACGTAATCCACGCCTGCGACCGCGGCGGACACCGAGGAGGGATCAGTGAGCGAACCCACCATGAACTCGATCCCGGCAACGCCCGCCAGATTGTGGCGATGGCCCGTGGAAAGGT from Armatimonadota bacterium encodes:
- a CDS encoding SDR family oxidoreductase encodes the protein MNDLEFAGNPLFLVTGGAGFIGSHIVHTLRGMGRRVRVLDDLSTGHRHNLAGVAGIEFMVGSLTDPSSVSAAVAGVDYVIHQAAIPSVPRSVKDPVTTNAANVTGTLNLLVAARDAGVRRLVYASSSSVYGDTPTLPKIETMPPRPKSPYALQKLTAEEYCRLFWEQYGLETVMLRYFNVFGPRQDPTSQYTGVIAKFATSLLNGERPTIFGDGLTSRDFTFVANNVRANLLACIAPGAAAGQAMNVAVGDRITLLELLDGMQKLLGTNLEPVFQPEREGDVKHSQADVSKARTLLGYDPVATFSQGLEATVAWYKDNHASPR